CCCGGCAGGTGCATGAACTGCGCGGACACCAGGTCGTACCGGCCTTCGGCGGGCGGCTGCTCGCGCAGGTCCGCCCGCGTCCAGGTGATCCGGTCGGCGACGTCCGCGCCGGCCTCCGCGGCGTGGCCGGCGGCCCGCCGCAGCGCGGTGTCGGCGATGTCGACCGCCGTCACCTGCCAGCCCCGCTGGGCGAGCCAGACGGCGTCCGCGCCCTCGCCGCAGCCGACGTCCAGCGCCCGGCCCGGCGCCAGCTCGGCGGCCTCGGCCACCAGCTGCGGATTCGGCCGTCCGCTCCACACTGCGGCCGGGCCTGGTAGCGCTCCTCCCACCCGGACCGTTCGAACATGGTGCGCAGGTCGTGCCGGTACCGGTCGACCGCGTCCGCGGTGTCCTCGGCGACCAGGTCGGCGTTGATCGCGGCGGCGGCGTTCAGGCCGGCCGCCGCGGACGTGATCACCTGCGCGCGCAGGTCGGCGACGTTGCCCGCCACCCACACCCCGGGCACGGTGGTGGCCCCGGTCGGGTCGGCGGGGATCTGCGCGCCGACGACATGCCCGCCCATCTCCACGTCGACCGGCGTCAGCCCCAACGACCGCAGGAGGCCCGCCCGGGCGGTCATCCGGGCGCCCACGACCACCGCGTCGAGCGCGATGACCTCGCCGGAGGCCAGCCGTACCCCGGTGAGCGCGTCCGCGGTCACCTCCAGCCCGGCGACCGGGCCGTCGACGACGGTGATGCCGCGCGCGGCCAGCCGCTCGGCCTCCTCCCCGTCCAGCTTCGGGGCGTCGTGCAGCAGCAGCGTCACGTGCGGGCTCCACTGCCGCCACAGCTGCGCCTGGTGCGCGGCGAGCGGCCCGGTGGCCAGTACGCCGATCCGCCGGTCGCGGACCTCCCAGCCGTGGCAGTACGGGCAGTGCAGCACGTCGTGTCCCCACCGCCCGGCCAGCCCGGGCACGTCGGGCAGTTCGTCGACCAGGCCGGTGGTCACCAGCAGCCGCCGGGCCCGCACCCCGCGCCCGTCGCCCAGCCGGACCAGGAAGTCGCCGCCGTCCCTGCGCACGTCCTCGGCCGTCGCGGCGACGATCTCGCCGCCGTACCCGGTGACCTCGCCGCGGCCGGCGGCGAGCAGGTCGGCCGGCGGCGTGCCGTCGCGGCCCAGGTAGTTGTGCACCTGCCCGGCGGGCGCGTTGCGGGGCTGCTCCGCGTCCACCACCAGCACGGACCGTCGGGCCCGCGCCAGGGTCAGCGCCCCGCTGAGCCCGGCCGCACCCCCACCGA
The window above is part of the Micromonospora inositola genome. Proteins encoded here:
- a CDS encoding NAD(P)/FAD-dependent oxidoreductase produces the protein MDDRYDVVVIGGGAAGLSGALTLARARRSVLVVDAEQPRNAPAGQVHNYLGRDGTPPADLLAAGRGEVTGYGGEIVAATAEDVRRDGGDFLVRLGDGRGVRARRLLVTTGLVDELPDVPGLAGRWGHDVLHCPYCHGWEVRDRRIGVLATGPLAAHQAQLWRQWSPHVTLLLHDAPKLDGEEAERLAARGITVVDGPVAGLEVTADALTGVRLASGEVIALDAVVVGARMTARAGLLRSLGLTPVDVEMGGHVVGAQIPADPTGATTVPGVWVAGNVADLRAQVITSAAAGLNAAAAINADLVAEDTADAVDRYRHDLRTMFERSGWEERYQARPQCGADGRIRSWWPRPPSWRRAGRWTSAAARARTPSGSPSGAGR